One genomic region from Cryptococcus neoformans var. grubii H99 chromosome 10, complete sequence encodes:
- a CDS encoding MFS transporter, SHS family, lactate transporter: MSTSNLSRQTQEHELHHEDESAFVLPARRSSSIRDQLAAWHANRGGKSFLRCMIPSLRQPVAGEEPETKNPFKIIRTVPLFGWLMFFSGWLAWTVDGYDFFCVSLTLDSLAEQFDVDPSSITTAITLTLLFRSLGAVIIGLCADRYGRKWTLVFNCLLIMVFELGSGFVNTYQQFLAVRSLFGIAMGGIWGCAAATGLENVPPIARGLCSGILQQGYACGYLLAAVINLTVVQRSKYHWRAIYFFGAGFSLLAAIVRACLPESKQFIVAREEARAKNISSKQASKNFIRELGNMFRTNWLRWIWAVCLMTFFNFFSHGSQDLYPTYLKTTKGLSSSLASKATIISNCGAIVGGTIAGHVSQFVGRRFAILVCCVYTACWIPLWILPDSFAGLAAGGFFIQSGVQGAWGIVPVYLGEVAPPAFRALFGGLCYQLGNMASAGSAQIEADAGKSLKLAGTDIPDYAAINGILIGAVIAFGIIVVFLGPEADGSHFEKAKVAIERGGGEVAPTELFENNAAVKRQSLDKPDLSHIEKSEVQHKEMA, encoded by the exons ATGTCTACCTCAAACCTTTCTCGCCAAACACAGGAGCACGAGCTTCACCACGAAGATGAGTCCGCATTCGTCCTTCCAGCGCGCcgttcctcttccatccgcGATCAGCTAGCAGCATGGCATGCCAACAGAGGGGGCAAATCCTTTTTGAGGTGTATGATTCCCAGTCTGCGGCAGCCTGTCGCTGGAGAAGAACCTGAAACAAAAAACCCTTTCAAAATCATTCGAACCGTTCCTCTTTTCGGATGGTTAATGTTCTTTTCC GGTTGGCTCGCATGGACAGTCGATGGTTATGATTTTTTCTGTGTTTCCCTCACCCTTGACTCCTTAGCAGAGCAATTCGATGTCGATCCTAGCTCCATCACTACCGCTATCACCCTCACCCTTCTATTCCGTTCATTGGGTGCCGTTATCATTGGTCTCTGTGCCGACCGTTATGGACGAAAGTGGACCTTGGTTTTTAATTGCCTTTTGATCATGGTATTCGAGCTTGGATCTGGTTTCGTCAACACGTACCAGCAATTCTTGGCCGTCAG GAGTTTGTTTGGTATTGCTATGGGCGGCATCTGGGGATGTGCTGCGGCCAC TGGTCTTGAGAATGTGCCTCCTATTGCTCGAGGCTTGTGCAGTGGTATTCTCCAACAGGGTTACGCCTGTGGCTACCTTCTCGCCGCTG TCATTAATCTGACTGTCGTTCAACGAAGCAAGTATCACTGGCGAGCAATCTATTTCTTCGGTGCTGGTTTCTCTCTGCTCGCCGCTATTGTCAGGGCTTGTCTCCCCGAATCCAAACAATTTATTGTCGCTCGGGAAGAGGCCAGGGCGAAGAATATTTCCAGTAAGCAGGCATCTAAGAACTTCATCCGAGAATTGGGCAACATGTTCAGAACCAATT GGCTTCGATGGATCTGGGCTGTATGCCTCATGACCTTCTTC aacttcttctcccacgGTAGTCAAGACCTTTATCCCACTTACCTTAAGACCACCAAGGGTCTTTCCAGCTCTCTTGCCTCCAAGGCCACTATCATTTCCAA CTGTGGCGCTATCGTCGGTGGTACTATTGCTGGTCACGTCTCTCAATTTGTTGGTAGGCGGTTCGCAATCTTGGTATGTTGCGTCTACACG GCTTGCTGGATTCCTCTTTGGATTCTTCCCGATAGCTTCGCCGGacttgctgctggtggttT ctTCATTCAAAGCGGTGTCCAGGGAG CTTGGGGTATTGTCCCTGTTTACCTCGGTGAAGttgctcctcctgcttTCCGAGCCCTCTTCGGTGGTCTCTGCTACCAA CTCGGTAACATGGCATCTGCAGGCTCCGCCCAAATCGAAGCCGATGCTGGTAAATCCCTCAAGCTGGCCGGTACCGATATCCCAGACTATGCTGCTATCAATGGTATCCTCATCGGTGCTGTCATTGCCTTTGGTATCATTGTCGTTTTCCTCGGTCCTGAGGCCGACGGGTCCCACTTTGAAAAGGCCAAGGTTGCAATCGAACGAGGCGGTGGCGAGGTTGCTCCTACCGAGTTGTTTGAAAACAATGCCGCTGTGAAGAGACAATCATTGGACAAGCCTGACCTTTCACACATTGAGAAGTCTGAGGTTCAGCACAAGGAAATGGCTTAA
- a CDS encoding microfibrillar-associated protein 1, producing MAPKQLKTRYFKGKAPTAVSESESDSDAEEEEDVKPTYKQRQKQRLEEERNLVAGGAGRVITDVKEIVREGAKAKMGGPMKMDLGNVQVGRKVGDGGVKEESSEEEESEEEEEEEAAALAAKAGEEESSEYETDSEEESEEEVKKPMFRPVFVPKNARNMTAEKAAAEAEEARKREEEAEEQRKLASKELAGESIRRELVEKEAAEIVPEVDDTDGLDVEAEFEAWRARELARLLREKQAQAAKDEEKEEIERRRAMPEEQRLKEDMEFAARTREKEKGQMGFLQKYYHKGAFHQDDDLLRRDYAGATESSVDMTLLPKVMQVRDFGKASRTKYTHLADQDTSQGGWGAALRRPPGAQATGEGCWNCGGPHLRKDCPNKNVNDPNLIGGMVIPGVAGAGVGASGANTSALGSGSRTWGSGRDDRDGRDRGYADRDRERDRDNGRRRDEGRERRYDDERRGDKDDRGRDLDRDYGRDRDRERERESVRERDRDRDYGRDRDRERDRYDRERDYARDRDRRRDSPGRKRERDDRDRDYERGEKRRRDERDRDRERAKERGDRRDRDRLQYD from the exons ATGGCCCCCAAGCAACTCAAGACACGGTACTTCAAGGGCAAAGCCCCCACTGCTGTTTCCGAATCCGAATCCGACTCTGAtgccgaggaggaagaagatgtcaagCCGACGTACAAGCAGCGTCAAAAACAGAGACTCGAGGAGGAACGTAATCTCGTCGCGGGCGGAGCTGGGCGGGTCATCACGGATGTAAAAGAAATTGTGAGAGAAGgggcaaaggcaaagatggGAGGCccgatgaagatggatttGGGGAATGTGCAGGTCGGGAGGAAAGTGGGTGATGGGGGTGTAAAAG AGGAATCttcagaagaggaagagagtgaggaagaggaagaggaagaagctgctgcTCTTGCTGCTAAAgcgggtgaagaagaatctAGCGAGTACGAGACGGACTCTGAAGAGGaatcagaagaagaggtcaaGAAACCCATGTTTCGACCTGTCTTCGTCCCCAA GAATGCTCGAAACATGACCGCAGAAAAGGCCGCTgcagaagctgaagaagcaCGAAAgcgcgaagaagaggctgaagaACAACGCAAACTTGCTTCTAAAGAACTCGCAGGGGAGAGTATCCGTCGTGAACTCGTAGAAA AGGAAGCAGCCGAGATTGTCCCCGAAGTCGACGATACCGACGGTCTCGACGTCGAAGCCGAATTCGAAGCTTGGCGTGCCCGTGAACTCGCTCGACTCTTGCGTGAAAAGCAGGCCCAAGCAgccaaggatgaagaaaaagaagagattgagaggAGACGAGCGATGCCAGAGGAGCAAAGGCTCAAAGAGGATATGGAATTTGCAGCCAGAacgagggagaaggagaaggggcaAATGGGGTTCTTGCAAAAGTATTACCACAAGGGTGCATTCCATCAG GACGACGATCTGCTCAGAAGAGATTATGCGGGAGCGACGGAAAGCTCTGTAGACATGACCCTCTTACCCAAAGTAATGCAAGTTCGGGACTTTGGTAAAGCTTCACGAACAAAGTATACCCATTTGGCGGACCAGGATACCTCGCAAGGTGGATGGGGAGCGGCTTTGAGGCGACCGCCAGGAGCTCAGGCTACAGGGGAAGGGTGCTGGAATTGTGGTGGTCCTCATCTCAGAAAAG ATTGTCCTAACAAGAATGTCAACGACCCGAATCTTATTGGCGGGATGGTTATCCCCGGTGTGGCTGGTGCTGGCGTCGGTGCGAGCGGCGCAAACACTTCGGCACTTGGGTCAGGGTCGAGGACTTGGGGGAGTGGGCGTGATGATCGCGATGGGAGAGACAGGGGTTATGCGGATAGGGACAGGGAAAGGGATAGGGATAATGGTAGACGGCGAGATgaagggagggaaaggCGGTACGATGATGAGCGGCGAGGGGACAAGGACGATCGTGGGAGGGATCTAGATAGGGATTATGGAAGGGACAGAGAtagggaaagagaaagggagagtGTGAGGGAAAGGGATAGAGACAGAGATTACGGAAGGGACAGAGATAGGGAGAGGGATCGATATGACCGTGAGCGAGACTATGCCCGCGACAGGGATAGGCGGCGCGATAGTCCTGGACGCAAAAGAGAGCGTGATGATCGAGACAGAGACTATGAGCGAGGTgagaagcgaagaagagacgagaGGGATAGAGATAGGGAGAGAGCGAAAGAAAGGGGAGACAGACGAGACAGGGACAGATTGCAATACGATTAG
- a CDS encoding DNA clamp loader produces the protein MGVAERVYGGACVGSGVCTGCGPGMWKCGRKCKCAWRRLLDSCGVQPWLFLSLGTDFFSTLPPPRRTLPATCLAMAGPAKRTRHHDENSASPADGTSPPAVSAPPTAADSASRRPATRSTQPTNTLFTIATRQTNFALHASSSMPAPSGPVTRGVGRAGMNGGSGRALPAGPSTRSAGAGMLQRTQSAPVIASPAHIKAAAGASGGEATPPKGGCDGLGLGERRFGKGKENIPPKKDEDRQPEPARKRMRVTSRGSYSGQGGRKRSGSVNSVRSETTSSSRHSSLAPSFSSSSISGWGGPRFPSPSPSQASSFDASPFDRLSVSDKSGHAARLPKNRPVTRSIAMLPTPPPSTPPEEVAAAPDVLGVEILETSDAETEKAPANPYKQLKSFLRLSTSFTAGASVDETIIGRQEEKSAIRAYVSASEAESDVGMYVSGPPGTGKTALVTAIGRDLAEDGWKVVEIGCMGMKPTDMWKEIGEALDCGKTEKDIKEYMAQEKNKVFIILDEVDSLMPPPPAAAPPAISHLFAKLFTLPLTSSTTKLIAISNTLDLTVRARLVLPNSMHPQVLPFKAYGQTEMSAIVNARVNAAKVEGVKVDTTAITLLGKKVEAQNGDLRMCLGVLGSAISLAEAEWTKKISQAANDPEPKPVAMTKIAVSHILKALTSYTAQLRAAAGSSSSAGSRSATGKKIKSVPLQGKMVLVAMLVYLSRTRAGMNGCPAISNNGTSAASTPTASGTDIPAPALYATYSHLLSHTTSPFPPAPESDYRDLLSNLETLGLVTLTSTSSGRSTSARASKVGFCVREEEVKDGLWSAEGQGKGTADEEVKKVWEREEAKVKRVREKMALVKADDEM, from the exons ATGGGAGTGGCGGAGAGGGTGTACGGTGGTGCATGCGTTGGGAGCGGAGTATGCACTGGCTGCGGGCCTGGAATGTGGAAGTGTGGGCGAAAGTGCAAGTGTGCCTGGAGGCGGCTACTAGACTCTTGCGGTGTGCAGCCCTGGCTTTTCCTGTCGCTGGGAACAGACTTCTTTTCAACACtcccccctccccgccGAACCCTTCCTGCCACGTGTCTCGCCATGGCTGGCCCAGCGAAGCGTACCCGTCACCACGACGAAAACTCTGCATCCCCCGCAGACGGCACCTCCCCCCCTGCTGTCTCCGCCCCGCCCACCGCTGCAGACTCCGCCTCGCGCAGGCCGGCCACCAGGTCCACACAGCCCACCAACaccctcttcaccatcgCTACCCGTCAGACTAACTTTGCTCTCCACGCGTCCAGCTCTATGCCCGCTCCGTCCGGTCCCGTCACGCGGGGCGTCGGTCGTGCAGGAATGAATGGTGGTAGCGGACGCGCCTTGCCAGCCGGGCCGAGCACACGATCAGCTGGTGCAGGCATGTTACAGCGTACACAGTCTGCTCCTGTCATTGCATCTCCGGCGCATATCAAGGCGGCAGCGGGCGCTAGTGGAGGTGAGGCAACGCCTCCGAAAGGTGGTTGCGACGGCTTGGGATTGGGCGAGCGAAGATTtggcaagggcaaggaaaaCATTCCTCCCAAAAAAGATGAGGACCGACAGCCTGAACCTGCCAGGAAGCGTATGAGAGTCACCAGCAGAGGCTCGTACAGCGGGCAAGGaggcaggaagaggagtggAAGCGTCAACAGTGTCCGTAGTGAGACTACCAGCA gcAGCCGACATTCATCACTCGCaccgtccttctcctcatcctctaTCAGCGGCTGGGGTGGTCCTCGCTTCCCATCCCcgtctccttctcaagcatCTTCTTTCGACGCCTCTCCCTTTGACAGACTTTCCGTCAGTGACAAGTCGGGACATGCCGCCCGCCTGCCCAAAAACCGACCTGTCACCCGCAGCATCGCCATGCTCCCCACACCTCCTCCGTCGACCCCTCCCGAGGAAGTCGCTGCCGCTCCCGATGTCTTGGGAGTAGAGATTTTAGAGACAAGTGATGCAGAGACGGAGAAGGCACCTGCAAACCCGTACAAGCAGCTTAAATCTTTTCTCCGGTTGTCGACGAGCTTTACAGCTGGTGCGTCGGTTGATGAGACCATTATTGGGAGGCAAGAGGAAAAATCGGCTATCAGGGCGTATGTTAGCGCGTCAGAGGCGGAGAGTGATGTGGGCATGTATGTGTCTGGACCTCCGGGGACGGGCAAGACGGCGCTCGTCACGGCGATAGGTAGAGATTTGGcagaggatggatggaaggtggtggaaaTTGGATGTATGGGGATGAAGCCCACGGATATGTGGAAGGAAATAGGTGAAGCGCTAGATTGTGGGAAGACAGAAAAGGATATCAAGGAATACATGGCTCaagagaagaacaaggt TTTCATTATCCTCGATGAAGTCGACTCTCTCatgcctcctccccctGCCGCTGCCCCGCCTGCCATTTCCCATCTTTTCGCAAAGCTTTTcactctccctctcacCTCATCCACCACAAAACTCATCGCCATCTCCAACACCCTCGACCTCACCGTCCGCGCCCGTCTCGTCCTTCCAAACAGCATGCACCCTCAAGTCTTACCATTCAAGGCGTACGGTCAAACGGAAATGAGCGCTATCGTCAACGCACGGGTCAACGCTGCCAAGGTCGAAGGCGTCAAGGTGGACACCACGGCCATCACCCTTCTTGGGAAAAAGGTGGAAGCTCAGAACGGTGACTTGCGCATGTGTCTCGGCGTCCTCGGCTCTGCCATCTCTCTTGCCGAGGCTGAATGGACCAAGAAGATTTCTCAAGCTGCCAATGACCCCGAGCCAAAACCTGTGGCCATGACCAAGATTGCCGTCTCACACATTCTCAAAGCCCTCACATCGTACACTGCTCAACTTCGTGCTGCTGCcggttcttcttcctccgctGGATCAAGATCTGCTACTGGCAAGAAAATCAAGTCGGTACCACTTCaagggaagatggtgcTTGTCGCCATGTTGGTGTATTTGTCTCGTACGCGGGCTGGTATGAACGGTTGCCCGGCTATAAGCAACAATGGGACAAGCGCCGCTTCTACCCCTACCGCCTCGGGGACAGATATCCCAGCTCCCGCGCTTTACGCTACATACTCCCACCTCCTCTCACACACCACGTCACCATTCCCTCCAGCTCCAGAAAGCGATTACCGCGACTTGCTCTCCAACCTCGAAACCCTTGGCTTGGTCACTCTGACGTCTACGAGCTCTGGCCGGAGTACCTCGGCGCGCGCAAGCAAGGTCGGGTTCTGtgtgagagaagaggaggtgaaGGATGGTTTGTGGTCCGCGGAGGGGCAAGGTAAAGGTACggcagatgaagaggtgaagaaggtatGGGAGCGGGAAGAGGCCAAAGTGAAGCGAgtgagggagaagatggcttTGGTCAAGGCGGATGATGAGATGTAA
- a CDS encoding cytoplasmic protein, with product MAEPFDPNTAGNAEEIEMQFAVKTVEHLEAYEKILQTIPPKLIKFTPIDDELHTNLLDEFPEFKFEENLRELNEDDMKSAKGKERWRRFIMPYEKRVTDYNFGTLIRRRSDELYTEDNSILLTRVQFFAIEIARNRAGLNEAVYLAAQAKKA from the exons ATGGCCGAACCTTTTGACCCCAACACCGCCGGTAACGCAGAGGAAATCGAGATGCAGTTCGCAGTCAAGACTGTCGAGCACCTCGAA GCGTACGAAAAGATCCTCCAAACTATTCCTCCCAAGCTCATCAAATTCACCCC TATCGACGACGAACTTCACACCAACTTGCTCGACGAGTTCCCTGAATTCAAGTTTGAGGAAAACTTGCGAGAATTGAACGAGGATGACATGAAGTCTGCGAAGGGCAAGGAGCGATGGAGGAGGTTCATCATGCCT TACGAGAAGCGAGTGACAGACTACAACTTTGGTACCCTTATCCGACGACGATCAGATGAACTTTACACCGAGGATAACTCTATACTTCTCACTCGTGTGCAGTTCTTTGCCATCGAG ATTGCCAGGAATAGGGCTGGTTTGAACGAAGCAGTGTACCTTGCCGCCCAGGCAAAAAAGGCTTAG